The Sorangiineae bacterium MSr11367 genome window below encodes:
- a CDS encoding TetR/AcrR family transcriptional regulator: MSESESTETRRQQRARETRAKLFEAATELITQQGYHATSVDRIAARAGVAKATFFVHFASKAEIIAALMHIQTDYARKAREAALPEGPLEAMRAMVETLGKQAARSRTLSRGVLAATLESEEIGGAASALFDEVLAEMTADAHAAEKAGLLAPGVEPDALASSLLASYFGALLTSSLKNDTDMNAVLASLVDGTLRSASRACEAEPRKSSRRTKTRT, from the coding sequence CGCCCGCGAAACGCGCGCGAAGCTCTTCGAAGCAGCGACCGAGCTCATTACGCAGCAGGGCTACCACGCCACCAGCGTGGATCGCATCGCGGCGCGGGCGGGGGTGGCGAAGGCGACGTTCTTCGTCCACTTCGCCTCGAAGGCGGAGATCATCGCCGCGCTGATGCACATCCAGACGGACTACGCGCGCAAGGCGCGCGAGGCGGCGTTGCCCGAGGGTCCGCTCGAAGCGATGCGCGCCATGGTGGAGACGTTGGGCAAGCAAGCCGCGCGAAGCCGCACCCTGAGCCGCGGCGTGCTGGCAGCGACCCTGGAGAGCGAGGAGATCGGCGGCGCGGCGTCGGCCTTGTTCGACGAGGTCCTCGCCGAGATGACCGCCGACGCCCACGCCGCCGAAAAAGCCGGTCTCCTCGCACCAGGCGTCGAACCCGATGCCCTCGCCTCTTCGCTCCTCGCGTCGTATTTCGGTGCCCTGCTGACGTCCTCGTTGAAGAACGACACGGACATGAACGCCGTCCTCGCCTCGTTGGTCGACGGCACCCTCCGCAGCGCCTCCCGCGCCTGCGAAGCCGAACCCCGCAAGAGCAGCCGCCGCACGAAAACGCGAACGTGA
- a CDS encoding S1-like domain-containing RNA-binding protein, with product MRPPKAEPWWYDTSCMTLDDLLGHSASLTIRRFGSPGAFLALDANDERRDAPTILLLGPEIPENAETGDTLDVFIHLDSEGRPIATRRMPKVELGEVAFLEVTALTDFGAFVDWGLAKELLVPHKEQTTDLAIGARHPIGLYIDESGRLAGTMRVSEMLRDKGQFELDEWVEGEAWRNDPEIGLFVILERNFVGLVPRSEPHRLSRGEAERFRVSNVLPDGKIELSLRGHAHQEIDRDAQAILDALARPTTPRVGDRSSPEVIREVFGLSRKALKRAAGRLLKDGAIAIDADGFFVRRTARVKGGGASGGAKTRR from the coding sequence ATGCGGCCCCCCAAGGCCGAGCCTTGGTGGTACGACACGTCCTGTATGACCCTGGATGATTTGCTCGGACACTCGGCCTCCTTAACCATCCGCCGATTCGGCTCGCCCGGCGCCTTCCTCGCGCTCGATGCAAACGACGAACGCCGCGATGCGCCGACGATTCTCCTCCTTGGGCCGGAGATCCCCGAGAATGCAGAGACGGGCGACACGCTCGACGTCTTTATCCATCTCGACTCGGAAGGGCGTCCTATCGCAACGCGGCGCATGCCCAAGGTGGAGCTCGGTGAGGTGGCCTTTCTCGAGGTGACGGCGCTAACCGACTTCGGCGCCTTCGTCGATTGGGGCCTGGCCAAGGAGCTGCTGGTTCCGCACAAGGAGCAGACCACCGACCTGGCCATTGGGGCGCGCCACCCGATCGGCCTCTACATCGATGAGAGCGGGCGGCTCGCGGGCACGATGCGCGTGAGCGAGATGCTGCGCGACAAGGGCCAGTTCGAGCTCGACGAATGGGTCGAGGGCGAAGCTTGGCGAAACGATCCGGAAATCGGGCTGTTCGTCATCCTCGAGCGCAACTTCGTCGGGCTGGTGCCCCGAAGCGAGCCGCATCGCCTCTCCCGTGGCGAGGCGGAGCGCTTTCGCGTGAGCAACGTGCTACCCGATGGGAAGATCGAGCTCTCGCTTCGCGGCCACGCGCACCAAGAGATCGATCGCGATGCGCAAGCCATCCTGGATGCACTCGCCCGTCCCACGACACCCCGCGTGGGCGATCGCTCGAGCCCGGAGGTGATCCGCGAGGTCTTCGGCCTGAGCCGAAAAGCCCTCAAGCGCGCTGCGGGCCGGCTGCTGAAAGATGGCGCGATCGCCATCGACGCGGATGGCTTCTTCGTGCGGCGCACCGCTCGAGTCAAGGGCGGCGGCGCCAGCGGCGGTGCAAAAACGAGACGCTGA
- a CDS encoding GlxA family transcriptional regulator, producing MIIRKTDEDSSKQTSPTPARVAVVAYPGVALLDITNTLEVFARANGRFQSIRGAPVYAVELIGPAAGPIATSIGVPIVASLGIEEASGDYDTVFIGGGEAILSAARTAPLRDWIQRVAVSARRLGAICRGVFALAESGLLAGRRVTTHWAWSSELATRFPDIVVQPEPVFMRDGAIYTSAGVSAALDLALAFVEEDHGRELALELARELVLYVQRPAGQPQISALLSTQLATRSPIRALQAWIAENPDGDLSVPSLARRVGMSPRNFSRVFVREVGTTPRQFVEKVRIEAARRLLEQTQEGIETVAARTGFANSGTLRREFTGEVGVSPKAYRRNTQH from the coding sequence GTGATCATTCGAAAAACCGACGAAGACAGCTCGAAACAGACGAGCCCGACACCTGCGCGCGTGGCCGTCGTCGCCTATCCCGGCGTCGCGCTTCTGGACATCACGAACACGCTCGAGGTCTTTGCGCGTGCCAATGGACGATTCCAATCGATACGCGGTGCTCCGGTTTACGCGGTGGAGCTCATTGGGCCTGCGGCGGGCCCCATTGCAACATCCATCGGAGTCCCCATCGTGGCCTCGCTCGGCATCGAAGAGGCCTCGGGCGATTACGACACGGTGTTCATCGGGGGCGGCGAGGCCATTCTTTCGGCCGCACGAACCGCGCCACTGCGCGATTGGATCCAGCGGGTGGCGGTGAGTGCGCGACGCCTTGGCGCGATCTGTCGGGGCGTGTTTGCACTGGCCGAGAGCGGCCTTCTCGCGGGGCGACGCGTGACCACGCATTGGGCGTGGAGCTCCGAGCTCGCGACCCGGTTCCCCGATATCGTGGTGCAACCGGAACCCGTGTTCATGCGCGATGGGGCCATTTACACCTCGGCGGGTGTGTCGGCCGCACTCGATCTGGCCTTGGCCTTCGTCGAGGAGGACCACGGCCGGGAATTGGCATTGGAGCTCGCACGCGAATTGGTGCTCTACGTGCAACGTCCCGCCGGGCAGCCTCAAATCAGTGCTCTGTTGTCGACGCAGCTGGCGACGCGCTCGCCCATTCGGGCGCTCCAAGCGTGGATCGCGGAGAACCCCGACGGCGACCTCTCCGTCCCGAGCCTGGCACGGCGCGTGGGCATGAGCCCGCGCAACTTCAGCCGCGTTTTCGTGCGCGAGGTGGGAACGACCCCGCGCCAATTCGTGGAAAAGGTCCGCATCGAAGCGGCCCGGCGCCTCCTCGAGCAAACCCAAGAGGGCATCGAAACGGTGGCCGCCCGCACGGGCTTCGCCAATTCGGGCACCTTGCGACGAGAATTCACCGGCGAGGTCGGCGTTTCACCGAAAGCTTATCGCCGCAATACGCAACATTGA
- a CDS encoding metallophosphoesterase has product MREKEPPQAAESHGGDASSTAPIHRRRGGTDVTFFVLSDLHFGFGFPDDLKTLPADPLARPVGIERDHQRVIARMNGLAGQAYPTAMGGKVQTPRGLLLTGDLTERGRVEEWQHFVAYYGLRGREGLLKIPVFEGIGNHDRVHGAFRGCVEQRVVERHGGRFYSWDWDDVHLVSLGEAPDDEGLTFLANDLARYAEDVPIVIAFHFALEGPWSTGNWFSEGDFRSRLKKTMEKHRVIALFHGHHHATGHYRWNGVDVYKPGAVKDSTHTFSVVHVTDSKMTIARYDYEANTWEWWDEKKLSK; this is encoded by the coding sequence GTGCGTGAGAAAGAGCCGCCGCAGGCTGCGGAGTCGCACGGTGGCGACGCCAGTTCGACGGCGCCCATCCATCGGCGGCGCGGTGGGACGGATGTGACGTTTTTCGTTCTGAGCGATCTCCACTTCGGATTTGGATTCCCGGACGACTTGAAGACCCTGCCGGCCGATCCGCTGGCCCGCCCCGTGGGGATCGAACGCGATCATCAACGGGTCATCGCGCGAATGAACGGACTCGCCGGACAGGCATATCCGACGGCCATGGGCGGTAAGGTGCAAACGCCGCGAGGTCTTTTGCTCACGGGTGATTTGACCGAGCGGGGCCGCGTCGAAGAATGGCAGCACTTCGTAGCGTATTATGGTCTTCGCGGCCGGGAGGGCTTGCTGAAGATTCCGGTCTTCGAGGGAATCGGAAATCACGATCGCGTGCACGGCGCGTTCAGGGGATGCGTCGAGCAGCGTGTCGTGGAACGGCACGGAGGCCGCTTCTATTCTTGGGATTGGGACGACGTCCACCTGGTTTCGTTGGGCGAAGCGCCCGACGACGAAGGGTTGACGTTTTTGGCGAACGACCTCGCGCGGTACGCCGAGGACGTCCCCATCGTCATCGCGTTTCATTTCGCCCTCGAAGGGCCATGGTCGACCGGAAATTGGTTCTCGGAGGGCGACTTTCGCAGTCGTCTCAAAAAGACGATGGAGAAGCATCGCGTGATCGCGCTCTTCCATGGCCACCATCACGCGACGGGGCATTATCGATGGAACGGGGTCGACGTGTACAAACCCGGCGCGGTCAAAGACAGTACGCACACCTTCAGCGTGGTGCACGTGACCGATTCGAAAATGACCATCGCCCGCTACGACTACGAAGCGAATACTTGGGAGTGGTGGGACGAAAAAAAGCTCTCCAAATGA